The following coding sequences lie in one Musa acuminata AAA Group cultivar baxijiao chromosome BXJ3-1, Cavendish_Baxijiao_AAA, whole genome shotgun sequence genomic window:
- the LOC135629484 gene encoding myb family transcription factor PHL7-like isoform X1 — MYHASKFSTVSMAPDNGQGTEQVGSIGISGGSSVNNPVNPGGSGKQRLRWTSDLHDRFVDAITQLGGPDRATPKGVLRVMAVPGITIYHVKSHLQKYRLAKYLPDSPADGSKDDKKDSGHTHSDTDSAPSAQFNESLKMQMEVQKRLHEQLEVQRQLQLRIEAQGRYLQKIIEEQQKLSGVVQKHKSSLSLPISDSNRNPSPLKKPRTAVVNQSSDAAQETPKQESKPDLCSDHCIISCGFGAGTMLDEGTGSTQQNLPNEVEVGTEELGVHNCSVVNL; from the exons ATGTATCACGCCAGCAAATTTTCAACTGTTTCAATGGCACCTGACAATGGCCAAGGCACTGAGCAAGTTGGTAGCATTGGAATTTCGGGTGGATCAAGTGTCAATAATCCAGTCAACCCAGGAGGAAGCGGAAAACAACGCTTGCGGTGGACTTCGGATCTTCATGACCGCTTTGTTGATGCAATCACTCAACTTGGTGGACCAGATA GAGCAACTCCAAAAGGTGTTTTAAGAGTAATGGCTGTACCGGGCATTACAATATATCATGTGAAAAGTCATTTACAG AAGTACCGCCTTGCAAAGTATTTACCTGATTCTCCAGCTGATG GTTCTAAAGATGATAAGAAAGATTCTGGCCATACCCACTCTGACACGGACTCTGCACC AAGTGCACAATTTAATGAATCCTTGAAAATGCAAATGGAGGTACAAAAACGGTTGCATGAACAGCTTGAG GTGCAAAGGCAATTGCAGCTGAGAATTGAAGCTCAGGGGAGATACCTCCAGAAGATCATTGAAGAGCAGCAGAAGCTAAGTGGTGTCGTGCAGAAGCACAAATCCTCCCTTTCTCTGCCAATTTCGGACAGCAACAGAAACCCATCACCACTCAAGAAGCCAAGGACGGCTGTCGTCAATCAATCCTCAGATGCTGCCCAGGAAACACCAAAACAAGAATCCAAACCTGATCTCTGCAGTGATCATTGTATCATCAGTTGTGGTTTTGGAGCAGGAACGATGCTGGATGAGGGTACTGGTAGCACTCAGCAGAACCTCCCGAATGAGGTGGAGGTGGGTACTGAAGAGCTGGGTGTTCACAACTGCTCCGTTGTGAATCTGTGA
- the LOC135629484 gene encoding myb family transcription factor PHL7-like isoform X2: MAPDNGQGTEQVGSIGISGGSSVNNPVNPGGSGKQRLRWTSDLHDRFVDAITQLGGPDRATPKGVLRVMAVPGITIYHVKSHLQKYRLAKYLPDSPADGSKDDKKDSGHTHSDTDSAPSAQFNESLKMQMEVQKRLHEQLEVQRQLQLRIEAQGRYLQKIIEEQQKLSGVVQKHKSSLSLPISDSNRNPSPLKKPRTAVVNQSSDAAQETPKQESKPDLCSDHCIISCGFGAGTMLDEGTGSTQQNLPNEVEVGTEELGVHNCSVVNL; this comes from the exons ATGGCACCTGACAATGGCCAAGGCACTGAGCAAGTTGGTAGCATTGGAATTTCGGGTGGATCAAGTGTCAATAATCCAGTCAACCCAGGAGGAAGCGGAAAACAACGCTTGCGGTGGACTTCGGATCTTCATGACCGCTTTGTTGATGCAATCACTCAACTTGGTGGACCAGATA GAGCAACTCCAAAAGGTGTTTTAAGAGTAATGGCTGTACCGGGCATTACAATATATCATGTGAAAAGTCATTTACAG AAGTACCGCCTTGCAAAGTATTTACCTGATTCTCCAGCTGATG GTTCTAAAGATGATAAGAAAGATTCTGGCCATACCCACTCTGACACGGACTCTGCACC AAGTGCACAATTTAATGAATCCTTGAAAATGCAAATGGAGGTACAAAAACGGTTGCATGAACAGCTTGAG GTGCAAAGGCAATTGCAGCTGAGAATTGAAGCTCAGGGGAGATACCTCCAGAAGATCATTGAAGAGCAGCAGAAGCTAAGTGGTGTCGTGCAGAAGCACAAATCCTCCCTTTCTCTGCCAATTTCGGACAGCAACAGAAACCCATCACCACTCAAGAAGCCAAGGACGGCTGTCGTCAATCAATCCTCAGATGCTGCCCAGGAAACACCAAAACAAGAATCCAAACCTGATCTCTGCAGTGATCATTGTATCATCAGTTGTGGTTTTGGAGCAGGAACGATGCTGGATGAGGGTACTGGTAGCACTCAGCAGAACCTCCCGAATGAGGTGGAGGTGGGTACTGAAGAGCTGGGTGTTCACAACTGCTCCGTTGTGAATCTGTGA
- the LOC135629484 gene encoding myb family transcription factor PHL7-like isoform X3 has translation MAKALSKLVALEFRVDQVSIIQSTQEEAENNACGGLRIFMTALLMQSLNLVDQIVGATPKGVLRVMAVPGITIYHVKSHLQKYRLAKYLPDSPADGSKDDKKDSGHTHSDTDSAPSAQFNESLKMQMEVQKRLHEQLEVQRQLQLRIEAQGRYLQKIIEEQQKLSGVVQKHKSSLSLPISDSNRNPSPLKKPRTAVVNQSSDAAQETPKQESKPDLCSDHCIISCGFGAGTMLDEGTGSTQQNLPNEVEVGTEELGVHNCSVVNL, from the exons ATGGCCAAGGCACTGAGCAAGTTGGTAGCATTGGAATTTCGGGTGGATCAAGTGTCAATAATCCAGTCAACCCAGGAGGAAGCGGAAAACAACGCTTGCGGTGGACTTCGGATCTTCATGACCGCTTTGTTGATGCAATCACTCAACTTGGTGGACCAGATAGTGG GAGCAACTCCAAAAGGTGTTTTAAGAGTAATGGCTGTACCGGGCATTACAATATATCATGTGAAAAGTCATTTACAG AAGTACCGCCTTGCAAAGTATTTACCTGATTCTCCAGCTGATG GTTCTAAAGATGATAAGAAAGATTCTGGCCATACCCACTCTGACACGGACTCTGCACC AAGTGCACAATTTAATGAATCCTTGAAAATGCAAATGGAGGTACAAAAACGGTTGCATGAACAGCTTGAG GTGCAAAGGCAATTGCAGCTGAGAATTGAAGCTCAGGGGAGATACCTCCAGAAGATCATTGAAGAGCAGCAGAAGCTAAGTGGTGTCGTGCAGAAGCACAAATCCTCCCTTTCTCTGCCAATTTCGGACAGCAACAGAAACCCATCACCACTCAAGAAGCCAAGGACGGCTGTCGTCAATCAATCCTCAGATGCTGCCCAGGAAACACCAAAACAAGAATCCAAACCTGATCTCTGCAGTGATCATTGTATCATCAGTTGTGGTTTTGGAGCAGGAACGATGCTGGATGAGGGTACTGGTAGCACTCAGCAGAACCTCCCGAATGAGGTGGAGGTGGGTACTGAAGAGCTGGGTGTTCACAACTGCTCCGTTGTGAATCTGTGA